The genomic region TGGATCACCCATCATTCTCGACACCTGTATTGCCCAGATGATGAACTATATTTTGTAAAATTTTCTCTGCTCAATCACTTAGTGACTTTAATTGTGAAAATATGTTGGCTTCCCAAAGATGCCTTAACAGAGCACTAACAACTTTTATTTAACTATAtatacaaaaaacacaaaaaatgtttttttaagaaTGTCTACTTTCCACtccaaaaactttttaaaataatttttttttgcatttttgtttggtACTAGAAATCATAGGAAAACAGTTTCAAACCTTGAACAGTAGAAGTTTAAAAGAAAACAATGGACTGAATTTGGAAGTACACAAATACAAGTTTTGAGAAACAACAGCAACATACAGCATTTTACTGATCCAATAGCAATCAATATTTTGCGATCCTGAACTATGAAAACAGGAATGCTAAAAACAATTGCAcgcttgtatgtttcaattaaatAATAATGAATAGATAACATTTTGTTTGGGTTTAACATATAAATGGAGCATCACATGAAAATACAGCTGAACCATATTTATCCTTTCAAGCCTGTCCACTTTGTCCTTATTATGTACTGAAGAATGCTATAACCAAATCAAAGCCTGACTGAAGGTTCTTTCTATTCCAATTATAACATTGAAGTGCCCAATCAACATATTTGTCATTTTCTCTTTGTTTTGGTGTAGGTATAGTTTTGTGAAGTGGATGGATTGGTGCTATAAAGTAGGAAAGTACTGTCACAATGTCTGCAGAGACCATCTTAATCAATGTTCTTCTCTTCCAGTAGCTGAACTATGCTAGAATCCACCTTGTTTCAAGTTTTTAGGCTGTACTTTTAACATTTTTGGACAATCTAGTTTCAGAAACAATTGCCTTCAGTACTCCATTCTCCAGTTGATACAATCCATACACAAAAATGAAATGCAACGGTCCCGCTGCCTAGAACAGGATGCATTTTCTTTCCCAATCAATTTCAGTCAATGAGTTGCACATTATAACAATGTTATTGTTACTGTGTGCATTTCTACAAATGTAAATCTCTCTATTTGACAATTTTACTCAAGCACTGTACAGTAAATTATTAACTTTGCTGCAGTCATGCTCAAACTGTTTCCTCAAAAACTCGTTTCAGAAAATTCCAATGGCAATTCATAGCTCTTTTGCATGGGAATAGGTTAAACCCAAATGACACATATCTGAGCTAAATAATGTTGCATTCTTCACATTACATCAGATATTACAGAAACCAATCACCCTGTAACCTCTGGAGCAATATTTGGCCACCACATATCTCAAAAACAGAACTGAAGTCTAAATGAAAGTACTTCTGAACAATTTCTATGAAGCTGTGACAGTGTACTGAAATCTGTATACTTGCTTCTTACAATATTCTAAATTGAACAACCAAAATGAGTAACATTTTACAAGTAACAGAACACCCTTGAAAGATGAAGAGAAGTTTACAGTTTGCCATTTCTGCTTGGAATATGAACATTTAACACCATCTATTCACCTTAATATGCCAATATTTTTTACTGTTCTGGCCAgagtcaacttttttttttgggggggggggggggggaagggggagggtggaggtggagaatgagagaaaaaaatgaggcaaaatttaaaaaaacaagactATAATCTTCTTGTGCTGCCTAGAAGTAAACATACAcagatttcagttttaaaaaggtTAGCAATTTCCTACCCCCCAGCCCAAAAAAATACATTCAACATTAGAAACCTCAgataataaataattaaattttcAGTATCACATAAAAGTCTGTTTCATTTATGTTTACATCAATATCCCTGAAGTCCATTGTAGACTTTCTTCACTGGTCCTTGTTTAAGCAGATGCTTTATACCTACAGGATAGAAAAATACAATAATTTTAAAgccatttttgttttaaacaatCTCCGTCGATGTAAGGATACAGTTTTCCAGAGTTAAGATGCACCTCAATGTCTCAGTgaacccacacactgccctcagatTGGTAGGAATCAGAGTTGCATCCACATTTCTCCACAAGAGTTATTGATTTTTgcttaaaaaatttttttaaatctaaaattCTATCTATATTTAAAAGAACAGTCTATTTTCatgaatttaaactttgaatattCTAAGCAAGGCATCCATTACATAATTTAGATTTACTTCATTAACACTTAAAAACAAAAGTAATTTAGAACAGGCAATTGCAAAGACCAACAGCAGCTTTTGTTGTTCATACAGAATTAGGTAAGACCAGGTAGAATTAATGTCATATTAGTTGAAATATTATGAAAAAAATTagtattttttttacagtacATAATCATGGATGGATTTACCAGTTCATTGTCATCAGGGTAGAATATCTATTTTTCTATAGGATCTGATAGGGTGAATTGATGCTCAGAACTAGGATGTCAAAGAATCAGATTCTCCTTAGACATCAGGGGGTTACCAGAATTGATGCAATatcaattgatagagattgactgCCATGATTAATCGTCAACTTCATTATTGGTGTAGAATGCAACTACCAAGAtgatagaaggcgaactagatggaccatgGTCTTTTTCGTCTAGAAATTTCTACGTTCCTCCCTTTGAATCTTCCGAATGTTCCTGTGGTGGATTTACACCCACCCATAAACAGTAGCGGATACAGGTGAAAATGGAGGTCATATCTACAATGGAATAGGGCAAGAGGAGTAAAGAATATCACTATCAAAATGACACAGCAAGGGCATGACTTTTTTGGGTACTTCCTTCCCATCCCCAGTCGATGACGGCACTACTTATTTGTATGTGAATattgaataaagaaaaaaaaaatgtgatCTTACAGGCCTGTTCAGAATCTAGCCAAGGTATAAAATACTGATGTTGTTTGACAGCAGAAAGGAaactatttaataaattaatactTGCCCTCCTTCTGATCATCGGTAAGTTGTTCCTTGGGGAAATCCACATCAAATGTGATTATTAGGGAGCCTCTAATATTGTTGTTGTCAAAGTTTGGCAACCCCTCTCCTTTCTTCCATAGTTTTGCACCTGGTTTTGTAATCTTGTCTCTAACTACATGGACCTGAAAAAAGATGCAAAATAGAATCAAAAACAATTTTCTAAAGAGATAAACATTAAACTTCCAAAAGTAGGCTTACAGTGATGTACACAAATTTACTACTTCACGCAGAAATCAGCATCACGACACTTAATTGTGAACACATATAATTTTATTCCATTTTTATCACCGTGTATATGAAATCGATCAGAATGGTCCTTAACTGTACTAATGTCATAAATCAAGAAGCACACTGACTGTTCTCAATCTCAATGAAGACAATCCTGATTAGTATTAACAAATAAAGCTATGTATGAATGACAATCCTCTTACCTTGTGACCATCCAAATGAGAAATATCCATTTCAAAACCGATCAGCGCTTCCACTAATGAAATTGTGACATTAGTGTAGAGGTCATCACCCCGTCTCTCAAATACTGGGTGCCTAAAACAAAGGAGTTACTAATGAGAATGAAACTAGTTTTTATTAAAGAATTTTTTTGCTATAATTGAATATAGTAAATTATACTAAgacaatttttttaaacaaacataAGACTTGCATCTAGCCTGCACCACAATTGAGATATCGCACCTCAAAGAATGAAAAGTATTAAAAACAAAGAGAAAGTTAGTCAATtcctgctggctttccctgacTTAGATAAACTGGTGTGTTGCCAAGGGCAAGACCTGGAGATTTACATGCAACTACCAATCTACAGAAGTATTCCTCAACAATTACTCTCTAATCCACTCTGCTGTCTGACTCTTTATCCAACATTAAGTGATTGATAAATAAATAtgcaaataaataattcaattcatagaatcatacagcacaggagaccatttggcccatagtgTCTGtgtggctctttgaatgagctatccaattagtcctaccccatgctctttccccaatagccctacaaatttctccatttcaagtatatattcaattctcttttgaaagttactattgaatctgcttccaccaccctttcagatagttcattccagatcagaacaacttgctgcgtaaaagaaattctcctacTTTCCCCCCtgaatttttttgccaattatcttaaatttatgacctctggttaccgaccctccagtTTATCcctgtatcaaaacccctcataattttgagcacctctattaaatctcccctcaaccttctctgctctgacaacaatcccagtttttctagtctctccatatgACTGAAGTCTCaactctggtaccattctggtaaatctcctctgcatttgatatccttcctaaagtgtggtgtccagaattggacacaatactctagctgaggcctaaccaatgatttataaaggtttaccataacttccatgcttttgtactctatgcctctatttataaagccaaggatcccatatgctctctcttttcctgcaccacctttaaaatggtaccatttagtttatattgcctctcctcatttttccttccaaaatgcatcacttcacacttctctgtgttaaatttcatctgccacgtgtctgcccatttcaccagtctgtctaagtcctcctgaagtctgctaccatcatcctcactgtttactacatttccaagctttgtgtcatgtgcaaactttgaaattatgccccctagacccaagtccaggtcattaatatatatcattgaGTCAGAACGTTCTACAACTCAAGATGGGTAAAACCAAAGCCCTTCTGTtcatctccccccaaaaaaaactcaaGCTCCCAATTTCGCCTGTACCCTGGTTGCTCACACAGGCTATATCCAACAGTGCGCAACCCTGGTATTCTAAATGACTTGTAGCAGAGATTAAAACCCATATCATAGCCATCACTAAAACACCTACCTACAGCTCTGCAACATTACCTTCCTCTGCTCTTACTGCAAGCCTGCTGCAGAAACCTTCATCCACATCTTCATCGCCTCCAGGCTCAATTTGGTAAATGCTCTTCAGTCTCCTGAGCTTCACCCTAAATGAGCTCTGACTCATGCAAAACTCCACCGACTCCCACACTCCAATATACTTAATTCAAAATCCTTATTCTTATTACAAATCCTTCCATGTCCTCAGCACTCCCTACCGTTGCAACTTGCTCCAGTCAAGTGTGCCAGGAGGtgccctctgctcttccaactctgACTTTCTGTGCATCCTGGCCCCTGCATTTGGTGGtagagccttcagctgtctcagccCTACATTCAAATTCTCTTTCTAAATCCTTAACTTTTCTAACTATCTGCCCACTTTCAAAAGCCTACTCTTTGACCACGCCTTTGGTCACTCCCCTTCCTGCTCTTCCAACCTGCTCTGACTGTTATTTTTCCCTATGTTAAGCGACTTACTAGCTTaatggtgctacataaatgcaagttgttgttgtaattgatCTCACAATGGGCCTACTTAGAGTACTTCCTCACGGGGAGTACCTCAGCAGTGGCTTAAAGAGACAGGCCACATTAAAGGCAGCTCGATCTCAATAGCTAAACATCACAACAGTGCTCCAGGCCCTGGActatccatgagcaatgccatgggagatgaaCTAGTTCTTCTTAAAAAAATACATTGCTCACTCTTCTTTCAGGTCAGGAGTGGAGCAGTCTGAGGTACAGAGTTTACACTAACAATGTCACCAAGTGATTGCTTGAGAGGAGATACACTTTTAGATACAAAGCTGAACCATCAACTTACTCCTCCTGAAGCTATACTACTATTACAATGGCTGCTGCTTAGCATACTTATCTTAACAGCCATTTTGTTGGGTATATTACAGCATAAATTCTGTAATCAAGACATTCATATAATGCTTAGTGTGGTTAGAAATGCAAAACCTTTTAAATTGCTTATACAGTTTATCATACTGGCAAATTAATTCAGGATAATATAACAATTACGGATTTTTGTACAAAGCAAAAGTCTTTGAAAATTCCTACAAGATGATATTTCACTAAATTGCTGCTATAAAACATGCCATCTGATGCTCCATCTAGTGACCTGATGAGAACTGCATCAATTCAGCCAACAATGGCAGGCAAGTTTGAATAAGCTTTAAATCTTGGATTGAAAGTTGTAAGCCTATGTATGGGTGGGGAATCCAACCCTCCACCACTGGAGCTTTTGGGTTGTCCCCATTTATGTATGAAAGAGAAAATTACTAGCTGGgacaaaacaaaattaaattcaCTTCTTGGGTCATTAGTCTTATATAGAGATGTAAATCAAAGAATTTCTCACTTTAAAACCTTTATTCTGAATTTCAGATCCCCAGGCTCTCCATCTATGTGAGGTTCACCTGTACAGAAAACAGAATGTGCAACTTCAACACAATAAAGGTATCAGTTTTATAAATACAAAACCCACTTGGTGAAACCAATTTGGAAATAGTTTTTGCCAACAttttacaaaagcaagaaaggagCTGAACTcatatttggatttttttttactttaacaTAAATTTGTTTTTacagacacatgcacatacaTCTTTGTCCTAGTGAAAATTTTGGTACAGCTTAAGTGTCAGCTTAgctgagtggtagcactctctcccgagtcagaaggtcatgatttCAAGCCCTACTCTAGTtcaaatttgcatatttaaaccgTTGCCCGCCTGTTTTGAGCAGGAGCGGTGGGGATGCATTTAAgcgcctgcctgaaaattgaatcaggcGGGCATATGGGTCTCCAAGGTCCCAACCTGATTGTACTTGGCCGGTTGCCATTTTTcaggaggtgggaggaggccaGTAAGTGACCTCCATATTATATTTTGATATGAGCAGCCTCCCAAAAGGAATCATTTTCACCCAAGACCAGTTCTTCACAATGAACATCATTTTGGCATTCCCATCCCCCTTACCGAGCAGATTCACTCCCCATTAAGGAGCATTTTGTCcatgctcccccccacccccaagcacAACTGAGCAgattctctcttctctcctcaaTTTCTTCCAGCCCTCCTCCCCACATTGCTGCATTCCAGCCATATTCCCCCATGGGACTATTAGGCAACATGCCCATCTTCCAAGCAACATTTCAGCCCCTGACCCCCTCTTTTAAAGATGAAGTGACAGGaaaatggatagatagatggcttCTTACTGCCAAGCTAATCTTGGAGTTACTAACCAGGTTATCATATCCTTTAGTTTAAAACAAAGGAAACCCACTTGTCAACATAACGTCCCTTACAATCCCATTATTTTACAAGGCATGCCTAAATAACAATAGCCAAGGAGATCCCATGCAGCCTGCTGTTCGGCACTGACTTGAATGGGGCCAAGATTTAATTTTCCACAACCATACCTTCTCCAATAAAAGGATATTCCATTCCATCCCTAACACCAGGTTCTATCTCCACCTCAAGTGTCCTCTCCTCATTTACAAGCCTAAAATTGAAATAGAAAAAAGGAGGAATGTatgcatttaaaaaagaaatataGAAGTTTATTCACTAAATTGATTACTATGTGTAATTCATTATATGATAGCACTTTTTCTGCTACAACAAAACAATGTCAAATGTTATCCATATACATTTGGGATAGGTTATATTTAGAAACTATCTCCCACTTGGAAGAGGTTTAAAAACTTATGAAATGCCTTTTCCGATAAACTAACTGCTACTCCAAACACTTCAGGATTCAATTTAATACTTTATTTTGATAAATTGTTATACAAAAATTGTCAAATGAAAAGACTCAGAAGGGAAGATGGGTAGGGTGTTAAGCAGCAGTGGTCTAATAGCGTTGTCCAAAAATACACTTTACACAAGAACaaaaaaattgcttttttttttaaaaatatacttcgCTAAAAAATAGTCCAGTTTCTTTTGCAATTGGTGCTACCAGTCTCCTTAAATAGAGAATATAAAGCTGAAAATGTTAAAACTAATACTCACTTAATATTGGGACATTCATCACAAACCATCTCCTGGGTCATCTGGAACCTTCCAGGGCCCAACTGTGTGGTTCTCATTTCCTGTCTACAGTTGCATTTCCTCTTTCCTGGAGCTTGCTTTGCCACTGGCTTGTTTCTTATAACCTGTAATGTTGTTCATAACTGTTGTTTAGCCACAACATTTATAATTAGTTCTTCAAAATATTATGAGATCCCTAAATAATTTACAATGCATTGTGGATTACTACATAAGTTCTCTACAAAGTACAAATTACTGTAAAAAATCATTGTATTGCGCTGTAAAGATAGTGAagtcaactgctccttctcttgTTGACTCAATGGATGTGGttcgacactgagccacatagatcAGGAAGGTTACAGGTTTCCGGCAAGTTAGCCACACGAGCTGTGGTGATGGTGAGGCAGGAGTACAACTGACCTCATTGTCCCTaagtttggggagggagggaagaaggaaACGCTAGATTAGCACTACCAATCACCATCCAGCAACGTCTGCTGGGCTACAAACAATATGTCCAATAATATAATCTAGGCAAACATGTAAAAAATATTCACTTTAATGAAGTACCAGAGGGTGCCTTTTGAACTATTTCCCAGCAAAGAGTAAATGCTTTGGGgaaaagaggtggggggggggggggggaccagaAAGAAAACTGGtggtaaaaaaaacatttaaaggcTTAGACAATTTAGTAAGTAAACAGATTTTAATATATAGTTCCTTATTTACAGGAAGAAAACTGGTTTTATTTATGAGCTGCAATCCATAAGATGTCCAGTGATATGATCCTATCCAGAATGCATTCCAGTTGGGAATACCTAAATCACACATTAGAAACATGTATAATATAAAAATACTAAAGACTTTATTGTACGACGTGAATGCTGTTCATGTTACACGAATGCCACAGTACATTGCAAAACATGTCTGCCAAATTACAATGTAAAACATGTAAATTGTGGATCAAGAGATTAGATTTATGGTTTAGTGTGATTTGTTGTTCCAAGTCAAAATCATTCATGCTCAAAGTTAATTTATTAACCAAAGAACTATTCCTTCCCAAGACTGCTAAAGTACATAAAGTTATAACAGATTAGTGACTGAGATGTAATTTTGCAACCTAACAACAGATCACAGGTGTAACAATAAAGAACAGTTCCCACTCAACTCAGTCTCACGTTACAATATTTTTAAGAATGTATCTGGTGTTATTTTGCCTTTTTAGTTAATGCATTTTAAGACTAGGACGTCCTTGGTTTGTTGGGCAACAGTCGTGGACGCAGACTATTTTCATGCTTTTCCAACCAGAAACAATAGAGGTACGTGTGCGTATGAATGAATCGTCCTACTTTAAGCAATATATGCTTGTACTGCCACTTCCAGTCCCAATGTCAATGAAGCATGAGAGGGGGTGTATTGCAATCCTTAACATGATATTGAAGAACTAAGAATGAAGATCCACATCTATTTTGTtacattattttaaaacaaatttagcATAATACATTGCTAATTGGTAAGCCTGTTGCTCTGCCCATCTTTTAACCATCCCAACACAAAAAGGAAGCAATAGTGACAAACAAGGTCTTCAGTGGCCTCATTTACACAAGGGCACCAACGTATAGACAGCTAATTAGAAGCAAGTTGAACTAGGTAACATATTTAAACTGAATGATCTATTGTTGAGAAAGTGAGGAATAAAATCAGAGTGTTTTCCATCAGGTGTTTTGATAAAAAGCAGTGCAATTTAAATATAACAATAGCTTATAGAGAAGCTACACAAATGCAGCAATTACTAAATACTGGATTTTTGGTTGCCATTTTAATGCTTACTTCTACAAAATTGCCTGAATACACTTCTTCAAGTGTAACTTCAAGGTCCACTATAATGTCACTTCCTCGAGGAATGTTCCGGTCTTGGTGCCGTGGGCCTCCTCCAAACATAAAACCAAAGTCTCCAAAGAAGCTACAAGACAAAAATAAAATGATTTAGTAAGAATAAACAAAATTTAATAAATAACAGCATACAAAACATTTTTGATCCATACAGTCCAAGGAGGTCCCAAGTTCAGTTCTTTGTCCATGCTAAGTTAGTAGGGGCGCTACAATCAGCTGCAGTGCTGTTGGGATAGGGCTTCGTCATGGTCCCCATTCCTGATCGCTACACACAACCTCTAGCTTAAGGATTGGCCCTGTGCTTTGTGTCAACTTTAAACTGTGACAATTGGAAATAAAGCCCACACTTCCATTTAAAGCTTGTTTCTTAGCAAGTGAAAATAAGTACATTATTCCCTCAGAATCCAGTGAAAACTGAATTTATCAGAAATCACAAGTTGGTAAGATTAGAGTCCCACAGATGGAGAACTGGTCACAAACATAACCCTGAAGTAGTTTAAGCCCTGACATTAAAAGTGCAAAGAAGAGCTCCACTTACTGTGAAAATATGTCATCATGGGAACCTTGACGACCTTCCTTTAAACCCTCTTCACCATACATGTCATACTGTTTTCTCTTCTCTTCATCAGACAAAACCTATCAAAGTATAGTTAACAGTGAATAATTAAAAACAGGTCAGTTTTCTACATTTCCCAACTGATAATTTACTTAATGTATAGCCAGATAAAATTAAGCTGGCGTGAGAGCAGCTTGAGTAGAACCTCAGAGGCACATTGCAGTTCTAGCTACAATCACACGATGAGACAAGAGATTTTCTTCCAAAATAAACACAGCTTTCAGCACTACCTAAATTCACAGGACCAAATTCTGAACATGTTTACCCATAACCCCAGATCAAGTTCAGGGAAGCTAAACCAAAGATCCTCCTCTTTATTGCCATCTCAAGGCAGATGGGCTTGTACGCATCCTACCTTTATAGCAGGATGCGGTAGAGAAAATCAATTCTATGAAGAATTTTGTACTGCAATAATAGCACGTCAGGACTTTACAATCGTGTATCTATAATACACAAAAAAGTCTGGATTCAAATCTAGTCCTAGGCATTCTGTTGCACAATCACCCCTGCCCTTGGAATCTCCGTTCCTCCGCCTAAAACAAACTGGTAAACCTTAGAAGTGAACTTGGCTTTTCCCACATTAGTGATCAGGAAATTTTCCAGATTGAGAACAGATTCCAACATTGATCTGAATTGTGAAAACTTCCTGGAGGATGAGAAGACTCCAAATTCTTTATTCACATACATATTCAAATTATGCTAACTTGCTTTCTGGGGAAAAGGGGTGTTCTAAACCTCAGCTTGCACCATGCGTCCCATTTTAGAGCACACCCCAAAATCCAAATAACAGCTGAA from Heptranchias perlo isolate sHepPer1 chromosome 7, sHepPer1.hap1, whole genome shotgun sequence harbors:
- the dnajb11 gene encoding dnaJ homolog subfamily B member 11, giving the protein MAASLRSLCLVLMCLSGEVLTGRDFYKILGVSKSASVKDIKKAYRKLALQLHPDRNPDDPAAQDKFHDLGAAYEVLSDEEKRKQYDMYGEEGLKEGRQGSHDDIFSHFFGDFGFMFGGGPRHQDRNIPRGSDIIVDLEVTLEEVYSGNFVEVIRNKPVAKQAPGKRKCNCRQEMRTTQLGPGRFQMTQEMVCDECPNIKLVNEERTLEVEIEPGVRDGMEYPFIGEGEPHIDGEPGDLKFRIKVLKHPVFERRGDDLYTNVTISLVEALIGFEMDISHLDGHKVHVVRDKITKPGAKLWKKGEGLPNFDNNNIRGSLIITFDVDFPKEQLTDDQKEGIKHLLKQGPVKKVYNGLQGY